From Vespula vulgaris chromosome 11, iyVesVulg1.1, whole genome shotgun sequence, the proteins below share one genomic window:
- the LOC127067582 gene encoding LOW QUALITY PROTEIN: uncharacterized protein LOC127067582 (The sequence of the model RefSeq protein was modified relative to this genomic sequence to represent the inferred CDS: substituted 1 base at 1 genomic stop codon) translates to MSMNISILNLYADFVNVNQWSDVXHAFAVKVYYKNDDCIVTIKRLFRRKFNVNRNNPVTSGHAIKTWIKNFEETGSVLKK, encoded by the exons ATGTCGATGAATATCTCAATTCTTAACTTATA tgCG GATTTTGTAAATGTGAATCAATGGAGCGATGTGTAACATGCGTTCGCCGTTAaggtatattataaaaatgatgattgTATCGTGACCATTAAACGGTTATTTCGCCGCAAGTTCAACGTCAACCGTAATAATCCAGTGACGTCTGGTCATGCCATTAAAACATGGATTAAGAACTTTGAAGAAACTGGTTCTGtactgaaaaaataa